Within Streptomyces sp. NBC_00704, the genomic segment GACCTGCGGCCCCTGCGGGCCGTGATCCCGCCCACCGGATACGTGCCGGACTTCCTCACCCCACCGCCCACCGGCACGCCCTCCAGCTTCGAGAACGAGCTGGAGGCGGTGCGCGCCACCCGCCTGTCCCACTTCGTGGACGAGCTGGCCTGGATGGTGGGGGACACCGGGACGCCGCTCGCCTGGCGCCGGGAGACGGCGCCGCTGCACCGGCAGATGCTGGACGAGCCCGAGAAGGCCCTCCAGCAGATCACCCAACGGCTGCGCGCCTACTGGCGGGTGGCCCTCGAACCGTCCTGGCACAAACTGCACGCCGGGCTCGTGTCCGACGTCCGCTCACGGATGCGGGTGATGGAGAACTCGGGGGCGGCCTCCGTCTTCTCCACGCTCAACGAGCGCATCGGCTGGCAGGACGACCGCCTCGTCGTACGCAGCAGCTACGTCTTCGAGGAGTCGCTCAACGGCCAGGGCATCGTCCTGGTGCCGAGCGTCTTCTGCGGCCCGGAGGTGCTGACCATGCTGCCGCCGCTCCAGGCGATGATCGTGTACCCGCGGCCCGCGGTCGCCGACATCTGGCGTCACCACGGCGAGGACCGCCCCAGCCCGCTCAGGGCGCTGCTCGGCGGCGTCCGCGCCGCCGTCCTCGAAGCCCTGCTCACGCCCTCCTCGACGGGCGAGCTGGCCGCCATGGTCGACGTCACCCCGGGCGCCATCAGCCAGCACGTCTCCGTGCTCAGAGGCTGCGACCTGGTCACCAGCCAGCGGTCGGGGCAACGGGTCGTGCACGCCCTCACGGAGACGGGCGAAGCGCTCGTCCGCGGGGCCGAGCACTCCGCCGGCCGCGCGGTCTGACAACCGGCCACTGCGATGCCGGGCGGCCGGGCGTCCCGGACACCGCGATGCGCGACACTGCGCCGCCGGGCTCCGCGACGGGCGGCCAGGTTCCGCGATGCGGGCCACTGCGATGCCGGGCGGCCGGGCTCCGCGATGCGGGCCACTGCGGTGCCGGGCGGCCGGGCTCCGCGATGCGGGACTCCGGGTCGCCGGGCGTCCGGACACCGCGATGCGGGCCACTGCGATGCCGGGCGGCCGGGCTCCGCGATGCGGGACGCCGGGCCGCTGGGCGTCCCGGACACCGCGATGCGCGACACTGCGCCGCCGGGCTCCGCGACGGGCGGCCAGGCTCCGCGATGCGGGCCACTGCGATGCCGGGCGGCCTGACTTCGCGATGCGGGACTCCGGGCCGCTGGGCGTCCGGACACCGCGATGCGCGACACTGCGCCGCCGGGCTCCGCGACGGGCGGCCAGGCTCCGCGATGCGGGCCACTGCGATGCCGGGCGGCCTGACTTCGCGATGCGGGACTCCGGGCCGCTGGGCGTCCGGACACCGCGATGCGGGACGCCGGGCCGCCGGGCGTCCGGACACCGCGATGCGGGACGCCGGGCCGCCGGGCGTCCGGAGACCGCGAGGCCGGGCTGCCGGGCACAGCGGCCCTCGGCCGCCGCGA encodes:
- a CDS encoding ArsR/SmtB family transcription factor, which encodes MLASPERRRQHQPWVDDVLHRLKGLDLRPLRAVIPPTGYVPDFLTPPPTGTPSSFENELEAVRATRLSHFVDELAWMVGDTGTPLAWRRETAPLHRQMLDEPEKALQQITQRLRAYWRVALEPSWHKLHAGLVSDVRSRMRVMENSGAASVFSTLNERIGWQDDRLVVRSSYVFEESLNGQGIVLVPSVFCGPEVLTMLPPLQAMIVYPRPAVADIWRHHGEDRPSPLRALLGGVRAAVLEALLTPSSTGELAAMVDVTPGAISQHVSVLRGCDLVTSQRSGQRVVHALTETGEALVRGAEHSAGRAV